From one Formosa sediminum genomic stretch:
- a CDS encoding sirohydrochlorin chelatase: MKKGILLCGHGSRTKSGTNAFKELVSALQARYTEYEVDYGFLEFNHPVYEASIERMYQKGIREIYALPIILFAGSHAKNDIPYEMNTIQSYYKDLTIKMGKHLGVNSFLLELAQKRILEEESKHTPIDRKDVCLMVVGRGTTDTDANSDVHKLACMLGEGMGFGFTTVAYSGTAYPNVTKSLELISKMEFKRTIAIPFFFFTGILLERIYKQITDFSETSPLEYIYTQAFGSDELILKAFDERLEEAINGTANMNCQMCKYRKQIVGLESEVGKEQIGHHLSVKGVLFEEDEKVGQKNSVLTKIKKGLGI; encoded by the coding sequence ATGAAAAAAGGAATTTTACTTTGCGGACATGGTAGTAGAACAAAATCAGGAACCAATGCTTTTAAAGAATTGGTAAGTGCGCTACAAGCACGTTATACAGAGTACGAAGTAGATTATGGGTTTTTAGAATTTAATCATCCCGTTTATGAAGCTTCTATAGAACGTATGTACCAGAAAGGGATTCGTGAAATTTATGCCTTACCAATTATTCTTTTTGCTGGATCGCATGCAAAAAATGATATTCCGTATGAAATGAATACCATACAGAGCTATTATAAAGATCTAACCATAAAAATGGGAAAACATCTAGGTGTAAATTCCTTTTTATTAGAACTCGCACAGAAAAGAATTTTAGAAGAAGAAAGTAAACACACACCAATAGACAGAAAAGATGTATGCTTAATGGTTGTAGGAAGGGGAACAACAGATACAGATGCAAATTCTGATGTACATAAATTAGCATGTATGTTAGGCGAAGGTATGGGGTTTGGTTTTACAACCGTTGCATATAGTGGCACCGCTTATCCTAATGTAACGAAGAGTTTAGAACTAATTAGTAAAATGGAATTTAAACGTACCATTGCCATTCCATTTTTCTTTTTTACAGGAATTCTTTTAGAACGAATTTATAAGCAAATAACAGATTTTAGCGAAACTTCACCTCTAGAATATATCTATACACAGGCTTTTGGTAGTGACGAGTTAATTCTAAAAGCTTTTGATGAGCGTTTAGAAGAAGCTATTAATGGAACAGCAAACATGAATTGCCAAATGTGTAAATACCGTAAGCAAATTGTTGGATTAGAATCTGAAGTAGGAAAAGAACAAATAGGGCATCATTTATCTGTAAAAGGTGTTTTGTTTGAAGAAGATGAAAAAGTAGGACAAAAAAACAGTGTGCTTACTAAAATAAAAAAAGGTTTAGGAATATGA
- the cobI gene encoding precorrin-2 C(20)-methyltransferase, whose protein sequence is MMTGKIYGVSLGPGDPDLITLKGLKTLQNADKIYYPGSLFKDGVKSSYSLSILNQYNLDPEKLEGFYLKMDLERVEAKRLYETTFKKILTDYTNGLSIAIVSEGDISTFSSFSYLLEKIQLHNLSIDLIPGISSYLHLASESKMPLCLQNEKIVVIPRVQTKEELQEAINNFDTVVLMKIISVVDLVSSVIDNTKHNITYAERLGTDKQFITNSWAIANQRETPYFSLIIIKKINQ, encoded by the coding sequence ATGATGACAGGAAAAATTTACGGCGTTTCCTTAGGGCCTGGAGATCCAGATTTAATAACGCTAAAAGGTTTAAAAACATTACAAAACGCCGATAAAATATATTATCCAGGGTCATTATTTAAAGATGGTGTAAAATCTAGTTATTCACTATCTATTTTAAATCAGTACAATTTAGACCCAGAAAAACTAGAAGGATTTTATTTAAAAATGGATTTAGAACGGGTTGAAGCCAAGCGCCTTTACGAAACGACCTTTAAAAAAATACTAACAGACTACACAAACGGTTTGTCTATTGCCATTGTTAGCGAAGGTGATATTAGTACGTTTAGTTCTTTTTCTTATTTACTAGAAAAAATACAATTACATAACTTATCTATAGATTTAATTCCAGGTATTAGTTCGTATTTACACTTAGCATCAGAAAGTAAAATGCCATTGTGCTTACAAAACGAAAAAATAGTTGTAATACCTCGTGTACAAACAAAAGAAGAGCTACAAGAAGCAATTAATAATTTTGATACTGTGGTATTAATGAAAATTATATCGGTTGTAGACCTTGTTTCTTCAGTGATAGACAATACAAAACATAATATTACTTACGCCGAACGTTTAGGAACAGATAAACAATTTATCACTAACAGTTGGGCCATAGCAAACCAAAGAGAAACGCCTTATTTTTCTCTTATCATTATTAAAAAAATTAACCAATGA
- the cobJ gene encoding precorrin-3B C(17)-methyltransferase, whose protein sequence is MKITVAGLGPGDINYMLPVVKHALQKADVIIGYDYYFQFGASLFKADAELISMPLGKEEARAHKAIKKAKEDKYVVVIGSGDASIYAMAAIVYEVVSKENHTDIELETLPGVSAFLAAGSKLGAPLGHDFCCISLSDLMTPWKKIEQRIKAAAMGDFVTSLYNPKSQKRHWQLGRLQKIFLSERSPSTPVAIIRHVTRPEEELKITTLGEFNPEDVDMFCLVMIGNSQTYRFKDYLITPRGYLNRKPHTGKEIQQESFRIVTEHITDLPFSIPDKWAMTRVIHTTGILEDFNYYSATPKAIENWHTHLKTGGEIVTDVTMVKAGITKAFTAEYGNQVHCLLNDEDAQELARLENITRSQAGIRKAIKKYPNALYVVGNAPTALFEIVEQLRDNASFKPVGIVGVPVGFVNVLESKEQLSQIKNTDWVIIEGNRGGSNVAAAIVNAAFTLPEASTYFKS, encoded by the coding sequence ATGAAAATAACAGTAGCAGGCTTAGGCCCTGGAGATATTAATTATATGTTACCTGTAGTTAAACATGCTTTGCAAAAAGCAGATGTAATTATTGGTTACGACTATTATTTTCAATTTGGAGCATCACTTTTTAAAGCAGATGCAGAACTTATATCCATGCCTTTAGGTAAAGAAGAAGCAAGAGCACATAAAGCTATTAAAAAAGCTAAAGAAGATAAATATGTTGTGGTTATAGGTTCTGGAGATGCCAGTATTTATGCCATGGCGGCTATTGTTTACGAAGTAGTTTCTAAAGAAAACCATACAGATATTGAATTAGAAACGCTACCAGGAGTTTCTGCTTTTTTAGCTGCAGGAAGTAAATTAGGCGCACCTTTAGGTCACGATTTTTGTTGTATTTCTTTGTCTGATTTAATGACACCTTGGAAAAAAATAGAGCAACGCATTAAAGCGGCAGCAATGGGAGATTTTGTAACGAGTTTATACAACCCGAAAAGTCAAAAAAGACATTGGCAATTAGGGCGGTTGCAAAAAATATTTTTATCAGAACGATCACCTTCTACACCTGTTGCGATTATAAGACATGTAACACGACCAGAAGAAGAACTTAAAATTACCACTTTAGGCGAATTTAATCCTGAAGATGTAGATATGTTTTGTTTGGTTATGATTGGTAATTCGCAAACCTATCGTTTTAAAGATTATTTAATAACACCACGAGGTTACCTTAACAGAAAACCACATACAGGTAAAGAAATTCAGCAAGAAAGTTTTAGAATTGTTACCGAGCACATAACAGATTTACCGTTTTCTATTCCCGATAAATGGGCAATGACTAGAGTGATTCATACTACAGGGATTTTAGAAGATTTTAATTATTATTCGGCAACGCCAAAAGCGATTGAAAACTGGCATACTCATCTTAAAACTGGAGGGGAAATTGTTACCGATGTTACTATGGTAAAAGCAGGAATAACAAAAGCTTTTACTGCCGAATACGGAAACCAAGTTCATTGTTTATTAAACGATGAAGATGCGCAAGAATTAGCGAGATTAGAAAATATAACACGTAGCCAAGCAGGCATTAGAAAAGCGATTAAAAAGTATCCAAACGCGTTATATGTTGTAGGTAATGCACCAACGGCTTTATTTGAAATTGTAGAACAGTTAAGAGACAACGCTTCGTTTAAACCTGTTGGAATTGTTGGCGTACCTGTGGGGTTTGTAAATGTATTAGAATCTAAAGAACAGTTATCGCAAATTAAAAATACAGATTGGGTAATTATAGAAGGAAATAGAGGAGGTAGTAATGTTGCTGCTGCTATTGTAAATGCTGCTTTTACCTTACCAGAGGCTTCAACATACTTTAAATCTTAA
- the bluB gene encoding 5,6-dimethylbenzimidazole synthase produces the protein MKFTSEDIETLEQIILARRDVRGNRFINSPVSQKDIDKILFAGVNAPSVGFSQPWEFVVIKDLDIRNKIKESFFEENEKAKQLFKEKRADAYTQLKLEGIIESALNIAVFYKPSKHPILGQTTMKEAGVYSVVCAIQNMWLMARALGVGLGWVSILDPNKIKTILKAPKDRKLIGYLCLGHVDKFYENPELERLQWEKRKNINDIVIKESY, from the coding sequence ATGAAATTTACTTCAGAAGATATAGAAACTTTAGAACAGATTATCCTTGCTCGCAGAGATGTAAGAGGAAATCGGTTTATAAATTCGCCTGTTTCTCAAAAAGATATCGATAAAATTCTATTTGCTGGAGTAAATGCACCTTCTGTAGGCTTTTCTCAACCTTGGGAATTTGTGGTGATTAAAGATTTAGATATCAGAAATAAAATAAAAGAGAGTTTTTTTGAAGAGAATGAAAAAGCAAAACAACTTTTTAAAGAGAAAAGAGCAGATGCTTACACTCAATTAAAATTAGAAGGTATTATAGAGTCTGCTTTAAATATAGCGGTTTTTTATAAACCAAGTAAACATCCTATTTTAGGGCAAACCACAATGAAGGAAGCTGGCGTATATTCTGTAGTTTGTGCCATTCAAAACATGTGGTTAATGGCTCGCGCTTTAGGTGTCGGACTTGGTTGGGTAAGTATTTTAGACCCGAATAAAATTAAAACAATTTTAAAAGCTCCTAAAGACCGTAAACTAATTGGTTATTTGTGTTTAGGACACGTAGATAAGTTTTACGAAAATCCAGAATTAGAACGTTTACAATGGGAGAAGCGTAAGAATATTAATGATATAGTTATAAAAGAGAGCTATTAA
- the cbiE gene encoding precorrin-6y C5,15-methyltransferase (decarboxylating) subunit CbiE — MKQKTTHIDFYLIGISNHTTPQWSNDAVQLIQKSTIFSGGKRHYQLVKAYLPKIHKWIEISGKMDALIQQYKTIDVSIVVFVSGDPFFYGFGNTLQRLLPNAQLKALPYFNSLQLLCHKTQTNYNNLKSVSIHGRDWSALDEALINRNELIGVLTDNKKTPAAIAKRMLQYGFNNYSITIGEALDSDTECIEQLHLLACTTKIHNALNCVLLKQLTPKNKPFGIPDATFVSLENRANMITKMPIRLSTISALALQNKNVFWDIGSCTGSVAIEAKQQFPHLKIVAFEKRTACATIIQQNIERFSTPGIEIIIDDFFNLNLNSFPKPDVVFIGGHGGRLKELIQTVYQLNPLVRFVTNAVRTTSSSVFIETLTDLNYTISTNTILLNNHNKISIHTAENIK, encoded by the coding sequence GTGAAGCAAAAGACTACACATATCGATTTTTATTTAATAGGAATTAGTAATCATACTACTCCCCAGTGGAGTAATGATGCGGTACAATTAATACAAAAATCTACTATTTTTTCTGGAGGAAAACGCCATTATCAATTGGTAAAAGCATATTTACCTAAAATTCATAAGTGGATTGAAATTTCAGGAAAGATGGATGCGTTAATTCAGCAATACAAAACCATCGATGTTTCTATTGTAGTGTTTGTTTCGGGCGATCCTTTTTTCTATGGTTTTGGAAATACTTTACAACGTTTATTGCCTAACGCACAGTTAAAAGCTTTGCCGTATTTTAATAGTTTACAATTACTATGTCATAAAACACAAACGAATTATAATAATTTAAAATCTGTATCGATTCACGGTAGAGATTGGTCGGCTTTAGATGAAGCATTAATCAATAGAAATGAATTGATTGGTGTGTTAACCGATAATAAAAAAACACCAGCAGCAATAGCGAAACGTATGTTACAATATGGTTTCAATAATTATTCAATTACTATTGGTGAAGCCTTAGATAGCGATACAGAATGTATAGAACAACTACACTTATTGGCTTGTACAACCAAAATACATAACGCATTAAACTGTGTGTTATTAAAACAACTAACACCTAAAAACAAACCTTTTGGTATTCCCGATGCTACTTTTGTTTCGTTAGAAAATAGAGCAAATATGATTACCAAAATGCCTATCCGTTTAAGCACAATAAGCGCCTTAGCATTACAAAATAAAAATGTGTTTTGGGACATTGGTTCTTGTACAGGTTCTGTAGCCATTGAAGCGAAACAACAGTTTCCGCATTTAAAAATAGTTGCTTTTGAAAAACGAACAGCATGCGCAACCATTATTCAACAAAATATAGAACGTTTTAGTACACCTGGTATTGAAATTATTATTGATGATTTTTTTAACCTGAATTTAAACAGTTTTCCTAAACCAGATGTAGTGTTTATTGGAGGACATGGCGGACGCTTAAAAGAATTAATTCAAACTGTTTATCAATTAAATCCATTGGTTCGTTTTGTAACCAATGCTGTAAGAACAACCAGTAGTTCTGTATTTATAGAAACACTTACAGATCTAAATTATACGATTAGCACGAATACCATTCTGCTAAACAATCACAATAAAATTAGCATTCACACCGCAGAAAATATTAAATGA